The region TTGGCAACCAAGTATATTCCCCCACATTAAAAAATCTAGTATAGTTTAAAACGAATACTGCAATAAATAAGGAAAGTAACTGGGAAGCCAATACCCAAGGCCACAAGTTGGAACCATAAGATACATCAAACCCTCTAAATTTAGAATTCTTAACATCTAATCTCCAAGCTATAAATCCTCCTATTATTATTCCTAAGGAAGCAAAGAATCCTGCATAAAATTGGGCTTCTGTAAAATTCATAATATACCATATAAGTTTATACAGTGGATTATTACCTGCGTTAGCTACGATTATATTGTAATCTAGCCAACCGCTGGCAATATTAATATTATTCAAAACAAAATAAATAATAAAACCAATTCCGACAGATATTATAAGCCCTGTTACTGAACCCTTACTATATTTTTTTACTTTGGATTTGGTATTTACCATATCTATCCTTCCCTTCTAAGAGTTAATAATATAAGAGATATAAAGTTTTGCCATCCTCATAACGGATTCTATACTTATCCTTTCATTCCTCTGATGGCACATTTTTTCCTCACCAGGTCCTAGTATTACAAAGGGTATATGGTGAAACGGTATAAGCTGGGATGCATCAGTATAAAAGTTTAATCCCTTAAATTTCACTGGATAGGACAACTTTTCATATGTTTTAATTATTTCCTTTATAAAAGTATTTCCTTCATCTATGGTTAATGGAGGCCTATTGTTTACTACCAATATTTCTATGGAAATTCCAGGCTTTTCCTCCTCCATTGTTTTGCAAATCTCATGGGCCTTCTTTAATATTTCTTCATGGTCAATTCCAGGTATTGTCCTTATATCCACAGATGCTTTTGCTTCTTCTGGTATAATATTGGTTTTTACCCCTCCGCTAATCAAAGTAATAGCAAAACTAGATTTCCCCAATAAAAAATGTTCTTTTTCTAAATCCATATTTCCTTTCAACCTACAAACAAATTCATATAGCTTTTCTATGGCATTAATCCCCAAATCTGGCCTAGAACCATGGGAAGCCCTACCCTTTACATAGATATTTAGCCATAATGCTCCTTTCTCGCATATACCAATCTGTTCATCCGTTGGTTCTGGAATAAATACTTTGGATAAATCCTTTAAAAGGTCTTTATCCCTTAAGGCTTGTACCCCTATACCCCCTGATTCTTCGTCAGCTGTAAAAACGAATTTAAGGGTATGAGGAGGAGTTATGTTATTTTCTATGAAATGTAGGGCTGTCAATATCATTGCTGTAACTCCACCCTTCATATCAGCAGTACCTCTTCCATACATATATCCATCCTTAGTTACTCCATCAAAAGGTGGATAAACCCAATTAGATTCATCTGGTACTGGCACCGTATCTAAATGACCTATGAAACCTATTTTCTCTTCATCTTCTCCCTTAATCTCCAATATTAAAGAACCTCTATTATCTCCATGTTCTACTATTTTATATGCTATATCTTCAGGGAAAAAGCCTAAAATAGTTTTTATTGCATCCATTTCGTTACCAGGTGGATTGGTTGTGTTTATGCTGACTAATTTTCTTAAAATATTCTCCGTTCTCTCCTTCAACTCAAACTCCTCCTTCAAAATCTATTGTTATCTTTTGTATGAAAACATTACCAAATCCCCTACTCCTATTCTCTTAACCATACCAAATTTGCTTACAAATCCTCCTGCTCCACTGCCTCGCCTTACTGCCCTACTTTCAAAACCTACAATCTCTCCATTTACTATGGTATAAGCAGCAGATTTTACTTCCCTATTAATTACAGTTACATTGGCTAATGCACCCTTTCCTAAATGCCCAACTTTTTCTATCCACCAGCCATTTCCAGTTCTTTCAGCTATGAGTCTTGCTGGATTAGAAGTCATAGTAGCCACTGAATTGGATAAGCTCAATACACCCATTTCTGCTAATTCTAATATGGCTGGTATATTATCCCTTGTATCTCCAAAACCTTTCATAGTCGCATCGTTCTGCCCATCAGATATTAACACATCTACTATTCCTTGTTCTAATGCACTATAGGCCAACTCTTGTGATTTCTTAGGCATTATGAGTCCTTCTCTACTTCCGCCGCCTTCTCTCAGCATAGTGGTTACAAATTCTCCCGTTACATTTTCCTTTTTACATAAATCTATTATAATCTTCATAGACTCAACTGCATCCTTGTGGGTACCACACCCAGCAGCCGTTGCATGGCCTAGATGAATTGGTCTTCCCTTAGACAATTCAATTAGTCTTATAGCATGCTCGGGATCCTGGGTATGAGTCATATAGATTAATTTAGCTTTAGAAGTTATTTCAAATATTTTATCTATGTTTTCATTAGACATTAAGAAATGCCCCATATGATCCTTTATACCAACTATTAAGGGTGCTGTAGTATTTGTGATTGCATTTCTTGTCATCCTAGATGAGGCTATTTCTTCCTCAAGTTCACCTTTATATAGCTTGATTAACTCTTCAACAGATAACATTGTAGATAAAACACTAGCTGCTCCTTGGTATAATCCTAAATTTATTGGTACTCCTCTATCCACTTCTGCCCCTAGTAATGATGGAGCCATAAAAGTATTTCCCGCTCCAGGAGAAAGAGCCATAGTTACACCATCAGCTGCTGCACCATAGATTGGATCAGTACTTACTTCAAATAAATCTCCTAGATGAAGATGCATATCTAACAACCCCGGTACAACTAGCAAGCCTTCACAATCTATTACCATATCTCCCTTTTCTACATAGATATCTTTTCCTACTTCTACTATTTCATCACCTGATATAGCTACATCCAGTACTTCCTCTATCTTGTTTTTTGGATCTACTACTAGTCCATTTTTTAAAACAATTTTCCCAGTCCTATCCAATGCCTTATCAGGGTCTAATAATTGTCCCTCTTTGACGGAAGCCAAAACACCCCTAAGCATGCCTACCTTTGTACTATACATACAATTACCTCCTTGTTAATTTTCTATTTAATAGCATTTTACAACTATTATAAATAATAGTCATTGTACTTAAGATATAAAAAAGAAGACTATATATTAGTCTTCATGTACAATGAATATTGTTTACTTATATCCAGTAGTTTTAAACAAAGTTCTATCATAAACTTTTCTTCTCTATTATTTAAATTCAAGTTGATTATTTCACTAATTTTATTAAACCTATATTTCATAGTATTATAGTGGATAAACAAGTCCTCTGCTGTTTTCTTTAGATTCCAATCGTTTTCCACTAAACACCTCAAAGTTTCCATATACTCACAATTATTCTTTCTATCATAATCTATTAATTTCTCCAGGTATTGGCTACAAAAGTTATTTGCTTCTTCTCCTTGGGAAATATCGAAAAGCATTCTATAGACCCCTAAATCATCATAAACATGAGTATTATCCCCACCATAGATGGTTCTACCTATCCTCACCGCTTTTTGAGCCTCTATGAAACTAATATAGATATCTATTACCGATTCTTTATAACTTCCTATTCCTATGGTAGCTGTAAATTGACTATTTTCTCTAATTTCTTTTCTAATTTCTTCTGAAACCCTCTCAAGTTTTATAAAGAAATCCTTCATAGGACTTACATCTGGCTCTATTAGATATACTATACTATCACTATAGGTAGTATAGAAACATTTATAAAATTTCTTCTTCATCTTCGCTGTAATGAGCCTAAATATAATATCCCTCTCTTCTTCTAACCCTTTTGTCTTTTCTAAGGATAAAAATCTCTTCTTATAATCATCTATATCCACTATTACACAAACAAGGCCTCTGTCCATTTTCCAACCATATAATGCTGCCCTGTTGTTTGCTTCCTCTATAGTCCTAATATTATTCAATAATAAGTCTTGAATAAACTCATCCCTATATTTTTGTTCAATTTGACGATTGGAAATCTCTTTCTGTATATTCAGTTTAATAACTGTACTGGCATGTTCTATGGTTATTTTATCTAAATCCTCTAAGCTGTTAGTATCTTTGCTTTCATCAACTATTATATACCCATAAATAGAACTACCAATTTGAACGGGATAATTAAAATATTTACCCAACATACTATCTAGGCTTAAATTTTCAATATCATCCTTAAATTTATTAGATTTACTTACTATATAAATTCTATTAAATACTAAATCTTTAAAAACAACATTCCTATTTAATATTCCGTAAAGAGTTTCAACTATATGATTAGTTCCCCTACCTTCAATAACTATCTGGGTAAAGGACTTATGAATTCTTTCTGACATCATCAATTTTTTTGCTTGAGCATTAACTATTCTGGATAGGGCAGGATGTATTACATCGCTAAATGCATAATTGATTGGTATATATATAATAGGAAAGTTTAGCCCATCTGCAGTATCCTTCACCTCATTAGGTAAATCTTCAATAAATCTACCTAATTTAATTCCTAAAGCTGATGCGCCATTTTTGTTTAGTTTAATTATCAAGTCCTCTAGCTCCAGCGGATTATCCTTCATTATATAGGCTGTAGTAATTAGGAATTCTCCTCCTTTCATCCAATTATATATATCAGGAGCATCCATTACGGTTACAGTACTTACCTTTCTATCCAATCCACCAGCACCTGCTAATAGTTTAAATCCCTTAAACTGTTCTAATAAATGCTTAACCTTTGTATCCATATTATCAACCCCAAATCATATATTTGCTCCTCATTAATTATTATATTTTAACCATATATTAAAGCACAATATTATATTTCTCTATGAACATCTAGTTTCTATATGTTAGTAAACCGTTTAACAGGGTATTAATATAAAATGAGTTAAAACACTATAAAACTGAACAATGGAGGATAACATGGATAATAGCAAAGCTTTAAAGATATTGGAGAATATTAAAAGGATTATCATAGGGAAGGATGATGTAATCGAGAAGATTCTAATTGCCATACTGGCTAGAGGCCATATTCTAATAGAGGATATTCCAGGGGTAGGTAAAACCACTTTAGCAAAGGCTTTAGCAAGAAGTATGGACCTATCCTATAAAAGGGTTCAATTTACGCCCGATTTAATGCCCTCAGATATTATAGGAATCAATATCTACGATAAGGACTTAGGAACTTTTTCCTTTAAGAAGGGTCCTATATTTAACCATATATTTTTAGCTGATGAGATCAATCGAACTTCCCCCAAAACCCAATCAAGTTTATTACAAGCAATGGAGGAGGGAGAAGTTTCTACAGAAGAAAAGGACTACGTTTTAGAAAAACCTTTCATAGTAATCGCCACCCAAAATCCATTAGAATATCAAGGAACCTTTCCCCTTCCAGAAGCCCAACTAGATCGTTTCCTAATAAGAATATCCCTAGGATACCCAGAAAAACACTATGAAGTAGAAATACTTAAAAATCATCAATCCATTAAAAAATTAGAGGATATTGAAGCAGTAGTAACTAAAGAGAATATTTTAGATATGCAAAATATGGTGGACGGTTTAACAGTTCATGAGGATATTCTCGAGTACATAATAAATATAGCCAATGCTACTAGAAGCTCAAAGGAATTACAACTAGGTGCCAGCCCTAGAGCTTCCATAGATTTGCTTCGAGCAGCTAGGGGTAAAGCTTTTTTATCAGGTAGAGATTACGTTATACCCGATGATGTTAAGGAAATGGCATTACCCGTATTAACCCATAGGTTGATACTTTCACCAGAATCGAGAATAGAAAGAAAAACCGTAGAGGAAGTACTTAAAAATATATTAAATACCATATATATACCGGTGATAGCCAATGAAAAGCACTATTAAGAATAAAAAAGTTTGGCTTATTTTCATAATCTTAATAGCTTTTTTGCTACTAGTTGGAGGAACTATTCCTTATTTTTTGTTTTACATATTCCTACTAACCTTATTAGTCCCCCTAATTCACAACCTGATGGTCCTCCATAGGCTAAAAGGCTATGTTAAAATCCCAAAAGATTCAATATACGTGGGAGATGAAATCACCATAAGCTATGAGATAGATAATAAAAGCAGGTTTATAGTACCATATTTAGAAATAGAAAATAC is a window of Tepidimicrobium xylanilyticum DNA encoding:
- a CDS encoding M20 family metallopeptidase, which produces MKERTENILRKLVSINTTNPPGNEMDAIKTILGFFPEDIAYKIVEHGDNRGSLILEIKGEDEEKIGFIGHLDTVPVPDESNWVYPPFDGVTKDGYMYGRGTADMKGGVTAMILTALHFIENNITPPHTLKFVFTADEESGGIGVQALRDKDLLKDLSKVFIPEPTDEQIGICEKGALWLNIYVKGRASHGSRPDLGINAIEKLYEFVCRLKGNMDLEKEHFLLGKSSFAITLISGGVKTNIIPEEAKASVDIRTIPGIDHEEILKKAHEICKTMEEEKPGISIEILVVNNRPPLTIDEGNTFIKEIIKTYEKLSYPVKFKGLNFYTDASQLIPFHHIPFVILGPGEEKMCHQRNERISIESVMRMAKLYISYIINS
- a CDS encoding amidohydrolase family protein, translating into MYSTKVGMLRGVLASVKEGQLLDPDKALDRTGKIVLKNGLVVDPKNKIEEVLDVAISGDEIVEVGKDIYVEKGDMVIDCEGLLVVPGLLDMHLHLGDLFEVSTDPIYGAAADGVTMALSPGAGNTFMAPSLLGAEVDRGVPINLGLYQGAASVLSTMLSVEELIKLYKGELEEEIASSRMTRNAITNTTAPLIVGIKDHMGHFLMSNENIDKIFEITSKAKLIYMTHTQDPEHAIRLIELSKGRPIHLGHATAAGCGTHKDAVESMKIIIDLCKKENVTGEFVTTMLREGGGSREGLIMPKKSQELAYSALEQGIVDVLISDGQNDATMKGFGDTRDNIPAILELAEMGVLSLSNSVATMTSNPARLIAERTGNGWWIEKVGHLGKGALANVTVINREVKSAAYTIVNGEIVGFESRAVRRGSGAGGFVSKFGMVKRIGVGDLVMFSYKR
- a CDS encoding PucR family transcriptional regulator, with the translated sequence MDTKVKHLLEQFKGFKLLAGAGGLDRKVSTVTVMDAPDIYNWMKGGEFLITTAYIMKDNPLELEDLIIKLNKNGASALGIKLGRFIEDLPNEVKDTADGLNFPIIYIPINYAFSDVIHPALSRIVNAQAKKLMMSERIHKSFTQIVIEGRGTNHIVETLYGILNRNVVFKDLVFNRIYIVSKSNKFKDDIENLSLDSMLGKYFNYPVQIGSSIYGYIIVDESKDTNSLEDLDKITIEHASTVIKLNIQKEISNRQIEQKYRDEFIQDLLLNNIRTIEEANNRAALYGWKMDRGLVCVIVDIDDYKKRFLSLEKTKGLEEERDIIFRLITAKMKKKFYKCFYTTYSDSIVYLIEPDVSPMKDFFIKLERVSEEIRKEIRENSQFTATIGIGSYKESVIDIYISFIEAQKAVRIGRTIYGGDNTHVYDDLGVYRMLFDISQGEEANNFCSQYLEKLIDYDRKNNCEYMETLRCLVENDWNLKKTAEDLFIHYNTMKYRFNKISEIINLNLNNREEKFMIELCLKLLDISKQYSLYMKTNI
- a CDS encoding AAA family ATPase gives rise to the protein MDNSKALKILENIKRIIIGKDDVIEKILIAILARGHILIEDIPGVGKTTLAKALARSMDLSYKRVQFTPDLMPSDIIGINIYDKDLGTFSFKKGPIFNHIFLADEINRTSPKTQSSLLQAMEEGEVSTEEKDYVLEKPFIVIATQNPLEYQGTFPLPEAQLDRFLIRISLGYPEKHYEVEILKNHQSIKKLEDIEAVVTKENILDMQNMVDGLTVHEDILEYIINIANATRSSKELQLGASPRASIDLLRAARGKAFLSGRDYVIPDDVKEMALPVLTHRLILSPESRIERKTVEEVLKNILNTIYIPVIANEKHY